Below is a window of Desulfurispira natronophila DNA.
AGGCAACAATTTTGAACTGGCCATAGCCGTGGCTATTGCCGTATTTGGTATAGGTTCCCCCATCGCTTTCGCCACGGTTATTGGACCGTTGGTGGAAGTGCCGGTACTGATCGGCCTGGTACACGTGAGCCTCTATTTCAAACGTAAATTTTTTGGTGAGTCGGCATGAAAAAATTGAAAGTTGGCTTTATCTGTGTTCATAACTCCTGTCGTTCCCAGATGGCGGAAGCTCTGGGGAGACTGCTGGCGGGAGAGGTGTTTGAGTCCTACTCAGCTGGCACTCATGTTAAACCGGCAATCAATCCCGACGCGGTGCGCATTATCAAGGAGCACTATGGTGTTGATATGCGCGCGAAGCAGCACTCCAAATTGCTGAGCGATATTCCCGCGCTGGATATTGTCATCACCATGGGTTGCAATGTAGATTGCCCAATGCTCCCCTGTCGACACCGGGAAGACTGGGGGCTGGAGGATCCTTCCGGTCAGAGCGATGAGGTTTTTCTGGCAACAGCAAAGCAAATCGAAGATAATATCCAGCGGCTTGCCCGGCGCATAGGGGCTGGCAAATTTACAGGATTCTGATACAGGTAGTTCCTATTTTGCTTGTCTGGTGAGTGTGAGGCCTGGTTGGCAATACCCGCTCGGTAAACCTGTAGGAAGTAGGTGATCCAGCAGGGGTGCACAGCTTAGGTAATGAGATGAGTTCTCAGGCGTGTAGGTGTTGGTGCCCAGGGCCGGAATCGAACCGGCACGAACATAAAGTTCCCAAGATTTTAAGTCTTGTGCGTCTACCAGTTTCGCCACCCGGGCTCGATGTGAAGGGGTTAAAATAAGCGAAGGGATGATTTGGAGGCGGCACCCAGATTCGAACTGGGGATAAAGGATTTGCAGTCCTCTGCCTTACCACTTGGCCATGCCGCCGCTAAACAAGTGGAGCGGGAAACGGGACTCGAACCCGCGACCCCAACCTTGGCAAGGTTGTGCTCTACCAACTGAGCTATTCCCGCGAACGGATCGAGTTATACCAGAACTGAGAGCAGTGTCAACCCTTTTTCTGTGGAATTATCGATAACGTTCCATAAAACGGTCCAGCGACTTGATATCCGCATGATACTGTACGCTGTCCTTGCCGTTGTCAAGAGAGTCGGTTCGATAGTGGGCGCCGATGTTTTTACGTCTTCGCAAGGCTCCGCTGATAATGCTGGCACAAAGAAGCACGTAGTGGGAGTTCATGGCTGTTATTTTGCGCATACCTTCTTCCAGCAGCTCCTGTGAGCGCACAATACCGGCGCACTTCCACATTATCTCCTGCATGGCCGCAGGTATGCCGCCCATAGTGTCGCCGTGGGCAAGGCTTTGCTCCCTGGTCAGACACTCTTCGTCCATCATGGATCGGCCGTCTTCCAAAGCGCTGAGGGCGGCCCGCTCACCAAAGACCAAGCCTTCCAGGATGGAGTTCGATGCCAGGCGATTGGCACCGTGGACGCTGGTGCACGCCACTTCACCAGCAGCGTACAGTCCGGGAATGCCGGTGCGGGCAGTTATGTCAGTAATAACGCCCCCCATCGCGTAGTGGGCTGCCGGAGAGACAGGGGCTGGATCCCGGGAAATGTCAAGTCCATAGCCCAGGCATGTCTGGTAAATACTGGGAAAGCGCTGGCGTACAAAGTCGGCTCCCAGATGGGAAACCTGCAAGTATACATCTTTACCAGTGCGTTCTCTTTCGAAGTGAATGGAGCGGCTTACTACATCACGGGGGGCCAGCTCCAGCATGGAGCTGTAGCGCTCCATAAAGCGATCTCCTTGGTGGTTTAGCAATATTCCGCCTTCACCTCGCATGGACTCGGAAAGCAAAAAAGGAGGGCAGCCAAGGGCGTTGAGGGCGGTGGGGTGGAACTGGACAAACTCCATGTCCGCTACTTTGGCTCCAGCGTAAAGGGCCAGTAACGTACCATCTCCAGTAGCCACCTCCGGATTGGTAGTTAAGCCATAAATGCGCCCCAGTCCGCCGGTGGCCAATATGACCCCCTTGGCGGTTGCGCTGTAGGCCTGACCCTCCCGGACAAAGCAGGCGCCCCGCACCCGTTGCTCGTGCTGAATGAGTTCTACGGTGCGGGCATTGTCCCATAGGGTGATATTGGGCATTGAGCGAGCCTTGGCTACCATGGCTCGCTGAACCTCCTGGCCCGTAGCGTCCCCGCGGGCGTGGATAATGCGGTTAAGGCTGTGGGCTGCTTCGCGGGTCAATTTGAGTCCGTGGGAGTCGTCATCGCGGTCAAATTCAGTGCCCCAGTTGATGAGTTTGTGAATAAGGTGCGGGCCGGAACGAACCAGATACTCTACAGCAGAGCGGTTGTTGAGGTGTGCTCCCGCATTCATGGTGTCTTCGACGTGCAGGTCAAAACTGTCAGCGGGGTCCATAACTACCGCAACTCCGCCCTGGGCATAGTTGGTGTTGGTT
It encodes the following:
- a CDS encoding arsenate reductase ArsC encodes the protein MKKLKVGFICVHNSCRSQMAEALGRLLAGEVFESYSAGTHVKPAINPDAVRIIKEHYGVDMRAKQHSKLLSDIPALDIVITMGCNVDCPMLPCRHREDWGLEDPSGQSDEVFLATAKQIEDNIQRLARRIGAGKFTGF
- the nadB gene encoding L-aspartate oxidase, with protein sequence MQSFDYIVLGGGGAGLTAAITLAEHNQQVLVLNKSEFMETNTNYAQGGVAVVMDPADSFDLHVEDTMNAGAHLNNRSAVEYLVRSGPHLIHKLINWGTEFDRDDDSHGLKLTREAAHSLNRIIHARGDATGQEVQRAMVAKARSMPNITLWDNARTVELIQHEQRVRGACFVREGQAYSATAKGVILATGGLGRIYGLTTNPEVATGDGTLLALYAGAKVADMEFVQFHPTALNALGCPPFLLSESMRGEGGILLNHQGDRFMERYSSMLELAPRDVVSRSIHFERERTGKDVYLQVSHLGADFVRQRFPSIYQTCLGYGLDISRDPAPVSPAAHYAMGGVITDITARTGIPGLYAAGEVACTSVHGANRLASNSILEGLVFGERAALSALEDGRSMMDEECLTREQSLAHGDTMGGIPAAMQEIMWKCAGIVRSQELLEEGMRKITAMNSHYVLLCASIISGALRRRKNIGAHYRTDSLDNGKDSVQYHADIKSLDRFMERYR